The following proteins are encoded in a genomic region of Pseudomonadota bacterium:
- the purH gene encoding bifunctional phosphoribosylaminoimidazolecarboxamide formyltransferase/IMP cyclohydrolase, whose product MPDPDLVPVRRALISVSDKTGLEKFARFLAEFGVEILSTGGSAKTLRDAGIAVTEVSDHTGFPEILDGRVKTLHPHIHGGLLARRDDPTHMEALERHGISPIDLLVVNLYPFESTIAKRAPFEDCIENIDIGGPALLRAASKNHAFVTVVADTMDYASVMEAMEKTKGSTTLDLRRRLAANAYQRTAAYDAAIGNWFAGVLSDSFPRRIILAGERREILRYGENPHQKAAFYVDGSHRPGVATATQIQGKDLSYNNLNDTDAAFELVAEFGPPAIAIIKHANPCGVAEAESLRAAWEKALRCDPVSAFGGVIAVNRDLDAATAEEIVKLFAEVVIAPGLDEEAKKIFGAKKNLRVLLTGGMPDPSEGGMVFRDLSGGYLLQSRDNGQVKASDLQVVTKRKPTEKEIADLLFAFTVAKHVKSNAIVYAKDLATVGIGAGQMSRVDSSRIAAHKAADAAKQAGQSASLAQDSVVASDAFFPFADGLLAAAAAGARAIIQPGGSIRDAEVVAAADEKGLAMVFTGMRHFRH is encoded by the coding sequence ATGCCGGATCCTGACCTCGTTCCCGTTCGTCGGGCCTTGATTTCCGTTTCCGACAAGACGGGGCTCGAGAAATTCGCCCGTTTTCTGGCGGAATTCGGGGTGGAGATTCTTTCCACCGGCGGTTCGGCGAAAACGCTGCGGGACGCCGGCATCGCCGTCACCGAAGTTTCCGATCACACGGGTTTTCCGGAGATTCTCGATGGCCGGGTCAAGACGCTGCACCCGCATATCCATGGCGGATTACTCGCCCGGCGCGACGATCCCACCCATATGGAGGCGCTGGAGCGTCACGGCATTTCGCCAATCGACCTTCTCGTTGTTAACCTATACCCGTTTGAATCGACCATCGCGAAAAGAGCGCCCTTCGAAGACTGCATCGAGAACATCGACATCGGAGGACCCGCGCTGCTGCGCGCGGCCTCGAAGAACCATGCCTTCGTCACCGTCGTCGCGGACACGATGGACTACGCGTCGGTCATGGAAGCAATGGAGAAGACGAAGGGTTCGACAACGCTTGACTTGCGCCGCCGCCTGGCCGCAAACGCCTATCAACGAACCGCGGCTTACGACGCCGCGATCGGAAACTGGTTCGCCGGCGTTCTGTCGGACAGCTTCCCCAGGCGGATCATCCTTGCCGGCGAGCGTCGCGAAATCCTTCGCTACGGCGAGAACCCCCATCAGAAGGCGGCCTTCTATGTGGACGGCAGCCACCGTCCCGGTGTGGCAACGGCAACCCAGATCCAGGGGAAGGATCTCAGCTACAACAATCTGAACGACACGGACGCCGCCTTCGAACTCGTTGCCGAGTTCGGCCCCCCCGCTATCGCCATCATCAAGCACGCCAACCCTTGCGGTGTCGCGGAAGCCGAAAGCTTGCGCGCCGCCTGGGAAAAAGCTTTGCGCTGCGACCCGGTGAGCGCCTTCGGCGGCGTCATCGCCGTGAACCGGGATCTGGACGCGGCGACGGCGGAAGAAATTGTCAAACTTTTCGCCGAAGTCGTCATCGCACCGGGCCTGGACGAGGAAGCGAAGAAAATATTCGGCGCAAAAAAGAATCTTCGTGTTCTCTTGACCGGCGGCATGCCGGACCCGTCCGAGGGGGGCATGGTTTTCCGCGACCTTTCCGGAGGGTACCTGCTGCAAAGCCGCGATAACGGCCAGGTAAAGGCGAGCGATCTTCAGGTCGTGACAAAACGCAAGCCTACGGAAAAAGAGATCGCCGATCTCCTGTTCGCCTTCACCGTAGCCAAGCATGTCAAATCGAACGCGATCGTCTATGCGAAGGATCTGGCGACCGTTGGCATCGGCGCCGGCCAGATGAGCCGGGTAGATTCTTCGCGCATCGCCGCTCACAAGGCGGCCGACGCGGCCAAGCAGGCCGGCCAAAGCGCGAGTCTGGCGCAAGACTCCGTCGTCGCCTCCGACGCCTTCTTTCCCTTTGCGGATGGCCTGCTGGCGGCGGCGGCGGCCGGGGCAAGGGCCATCATCCAGCCGGGCGGCTCGATACGGGATGCGGAAGTCGTCGCGGCGGCGGACGAAAAAGGCCTTGCGATGGTGTTCACCGGTATGCGCCACTTCCGTCACTGA
- a CDS encoding nucleoside-diphosphate sugar epimerase/dehydratase, producing the protein MADFFRRVSHPWIAFGHDIVMAAAAFLVSLYLRLGDQMFEYAQGFLVPATLIFTAVAAGVFLSMRLYRGIWRYASLDDLIAITRAVTLVILVFTPLMFMVSRLESLPRSLLVINWFVLMALLGGPRFLYRLLKDRRFDNLLTRGSQRRVPVLLIGTDEGTEMFIRATSQEAGAAYRVVGVIDEKGNRVGRQIRGIPVLGTPENLPEIVAKLERRDERPQRLILTRQDLDGARVRKLLEIADGLGVTLSRLPKITDFRSGETEGLEVQPIALEDLLGRPQAVLDRAAMRALIIGRRILVTGAGGTIGSELVRQISDYAPAHLALFDNSEFNLYQIDEELDQRHAELSRSALLGDVRDTGRLAVVFSREKPDLVFHAAALKHVPMVEQNPIEGVLTNAIGTRNVANACQKANVATMVMISTDKAVNPANVMGATKRLAESYCQSLDLAPTANGNGTRFVTVRFGNVLGSTGSVVPLFQKQLRQGGPLTVTHPEVSRYFMTVREAVELVLQASVLGTHEHEKERGGIFVLDMGEPIRIQDLAKQMIRLAGLQPGKDIQIEFTGLRPGEKLSEELFHASEELMKTAHKSILLAAPRTANHAILTRAFDELLELCKARKTDEAKALLAKLVPEFKSAAAAASSDRRESVS; encoded by the coding sequence ATGGCCGATTTCTTCCGCCGCGTTAGCCACCCATGGATCGCCTTCGGCCACGACATCGTCATGGCGGCGGCAGCTTTCCTGGTATCGCTCTACCTGCGGCTGGGCGATCAGATGTTCGAATACGCCCAGGGCTTCCTGGTGCCGGCGACGCTCATTTTCACCGCCGTTGCGGCGGGCGTTTTTCTCTCGATGCGGCTTTACCGCGGAATTTGGCGGTACGCCTCTCTCGACGATCTCATCGCGATTACACGCGCCGTGACCCTCGTGATCTTGGTCTTTACACCGCTTATGTTCATGGTTTCTCGTCTCGAAAGCCTGCCGCGGTCGCTTCTGGTCATCAACTGGTTTGTGCTGATGGCGCTGCTGGGCGGGCCACGCTTCCTGTACCGGCTCCTCAAGGACCGCAGGTTCGACAACCTGCTGACGCGCGGCTCCCAACGGCGAGTACCGGTGCTGCTTATCGGCACCGACGAAGGGACGGAGATGTTCATCCGGGCAACCAGCCAAGAAGCCGGAGCGGCCTATCGGGTGGTCGGCGTCATCGACGAGAAGGGAAATCGGGTCGGGCGTCAAATTCGCGGCATCCCGGTTCTTGGCACGCCGGAAAACCTACCCGAGATCGTCGCAAAACTGGAACGAAGGGACGAGCGCCCTCAGCGCCTGATTCTCACCCGGCAGGACCTGGACGGCGCCCGGGTAAGGAAGCTGCTTGAAATCGCCGACGGGCTTGGCGTCACACTTTCCCGCCTGCCGAAAATCACGGACTTCCGGAGCGGGGAAACCGAAGGCCTTGAGGTACAGCCGATTGCGCTCGAGGATTTGCTCGGCCGGCCGCAGGCGGTGCTGGACCGGGCTGCCATGCGGGCGCTGATCATCGGCCGACGGATTCTGGTCACCGGCGCCGGCGGCACCATCGGCTCCGAGCTCGTCCGCCAGATTTCCGATTACGCGCCGGCGCATCTTGCGCTGTTCGACAATTCCGAATTCAACCTCTACCAAATTGACGAGGAGCTTGACCAACGTCATGCCGAGCTTTCACGAAGCGCGCTTTTAGGCGACGTGCGGGATACGGGACGACTTGCCGTCGTTTTCTCTCGTGAGAAACCGGATCTTGTTTTCCACGCCGCGGCTCTCAAGCACGTGCCGATGGTGGAACAAAACCCGATCGAGGGCGTGCTGACGAACGCCATCGGCACCCGGAACGTCGCCAACGCCTGCCAGAAGGCAAATGTGGCGACAATGGTCATGATTTCCACCGACAAGGCGGTGAACCCGGCGAACGTGATGGGAGCAACGAAGCGTTTGGCGGAAAGCTATTGCCAGTCGCTCGACCTCGCCCCCACGGCGAACGGGAACGGCACCCGCTTCGTGACTGTCCGTTTTGGCAACGTGCTCGGCTCAACCGGTTCCGTCGTGCCGCTTTTCCAGAAACAGCTTCGCCAGGGTGGCCCGTTGACCGTCACGCACCCCGAGGTGAGCCGCTATTTCATGACCGTCCGCGAGGCGGTCGAACTGGTCCTGCAGGCGTCCGTTCTGGGCACCCATGAACATGAAAAAGAACGGGGGGGCATCTTCGTTCTCGATATGGGCGAGCCTATCCGCATCCAGGACCTGGCCAAACAGATGATTCGCCTGGCCGGCTTACAGCCGGGAAAAGACATCCAGATCGAATTCACAGGCCTCCGGCCGGGCGAAAAACTGAGCGAGGAACTTTTTCACGCCTCGGAAGAGCTGATGAAGACGGCGCACAAGAGCATCCTGCTTGCCGCGCCGCGCACGGCGAACCATGCAATTCTCACCCGCGCCTTCGACGAGCTTTTGGAGCTGTGCAAAGCTCGCAAGACGGACGAGGCGAAGGCGCTGCTCGCCAAGCTCGTGCCCGAGTTCAAGAGCGCGGCCGCGGCCGCGAGCAGCGACCGGCGCGAATCCGTATCTTGA